From the genome of Thermoflexus hugenholtzii, one region includes:
- a CDS encoding type II secretion system F family protein has product MDLRDAVALLAGAIVGAGALAALARPTEEALIRSGWRELVRRPWLEGMLRAAGIDLPPTLFLQFAVLWAAAGGLIGLMAGLGPVAAGMLAFFGASFYFVRAQEQAATRRLLLAGELLVFLRMLAAGLRAGAPRSEAIARAKQVCGPVARRALTDLEERLARAGDAPEARTRAVQEWAAALAHPVATSAAQVLQVFMSGGAGVSEIVQVIAEEMDRVRRILEVARARGRGMQRRIYLIIVMSAAGLLLLIASDPMFRDLLLGDPISPVLIVGGWWGALMVSQWIMDRYFSMEETVGIARGGAGLIPTDRYGNPILPGGEAR; this is encoded by the coding sequence ATGGATCTGCGGGACGCGGTGGCATTGCTGGCGGGTGCCATTGTGGGGGCGGGGGCGCTGGCCGCCCTGGCCCGCCCGACCGAGGAGGCTCTGATCCGGTCCGGCTGGCGGGAACTGGTGCGCCGCCCCTGGCTGGAGGGCATGCTGCGGGCCGCAGGGATCGATCTGCCGCCCACGTTGTTTTTGCAGTTTGCGGTCCTCTGGGCGGCGGCGGGTGGGCTGATCGGCCTGATGGCGGGGCTGGGTCCCGTGGCCGCCGGGATGCTGGCCTTCTTCGGGGCCAGTTTCTATTTCGTCCGTGCCCAGGAGCAGGCCGCGACCCGCCGCTTGCTCCTGGCGGGGGAGCTCCTCGTCTTCTTGCGGATGCTGGCAGCCGGGCTGCGGGCCGGCGCGCCGCGCTCGGAGGCCATCGCGCGGGCCAAGCAAGTATGCGGACCGGTGGCCCGTCGGGCCCTTACGGACCTGGAGGAGCGGCTGGCTCGGGCCGGCGATGCGCCGGAGGCGCGAACCCGGGCGGTTCAGGAGTGGGCAGCGGCCCTCGCCCATCCGGTGGCCACCTCGGCCGCCCAGGTGTTGCAGGTGTTCATGAGCGGCGGCGCGGGGGTCTCGGAGATCGTTCAGGTGATCGCGGAGGAGATGGACCGGGTGCGCCGCATCCTGGAGGTCGCCCGGGCCCGGGGGCGCGGGATGCAACGCCGGATCTATCTCATCATCGTGATGTCCGCGGCGGGCCTGCTCTTGTTGATCGCCTCCGATCCGATGTTCCGCGATCTCCTCCTCGGGGATCCGATCAGCCCCGTCCTGATCGTGGGCGGATGGTGGGGGGCTTTGATGGTTTCCCAGTGGATAATGGATCGATATTTTTCGATGGAAGAGACGGTGGGCATCGCCCGGGGAGGCGCCGGCCTGATCCCCACGGACCGCTATGGGAACCCCATCCTGCCCGGCGGGGAAGCCCGATGA
- a CDS encoding Flp family type IVb pilin, with amino-acid sequence MQTLWAFLTEEEGQSLVEFALLFLFIAVVAALALPGVRQRILNAFRIGGQKMDEATGAASGGD; translated from the coding sequence ATGCAGACGTTGTGGGCGTTTCTGACGGAGGAGGAGGGACAGTCCCTGGTGGAGTTCGCCCTGCTGTTCCTCTTCATCGCCGTGGTGGCCGCCCTGGCCCTGCCGGGCGTCCGCCAGCGCATCCTCAACGCCTTCCGGATCGGCGGCCAGAAGATGGACGAGGCTACGGGAGCGGCGTCAGGAGGAGATTGA